gatataatgtatatgacatatataataatACCCAAGTGGGTGTGgaatatataatgttgagcaattttttttaagtggatttaaagtattcggtccaagatgacgcacatcctgaaccgtaacatggtaaacatacaatgttcaggttgtgcgtcatcttggtacgaatacttcaggagcgcctttttgttaaaaacaattatttcataactacatggtttagttttgcatacatagtaacattggaTCTCCTtacactttctattgcgctcttcaaactacatttgcgttgccgcgcgcatttcgttttcctagtttaagcttagggacttgggaaatattttattagttgaattggattggaatatttgacctcgtcttccactccaaacaaggccatgtaaaatcatccactggtatctaaagatgtgtaacgtgttttcctttggaagaaccgcaacctttcagtgttGCATTGACTTTGACAAAATTAATATGTCCTTGTGGAggtagaaggtatgcgtatgcgaaaccgagatgtgcacctgttatgccaacatagttgagttaaacgttttgaatactagtacatcacacacattttcctgcgtgcttcggttgtacgtagtaacgcgcacattattgcgcacatgcatcaaattccacttgattattgagctataggtttttgacgagcttaaaacatccttaaatcggtgatgccagtaaatctttaatacaaaaagatctgtaacatctgcaataaaaacagcagtacccactcaaatgacagctgggggatggatactcttagtatctgctccatcgcgtgcctctaaccgtcttaccagtttacatgattgccaattggtatctaagctcagccagagacaaaaagtttcggactgcagttggcgtgacgaaatgtttttaaatatatattctacaataagattatttgattgcatactactgaaagttccgcattatatgtcttttcccattgcactattcctttactgatattcgataatatgacgctcatcaaacatagttcttaaagtgtgtagatgggtataatcttttccacgctgttcagatgggaatgcgcgaatatatataagaattgctaatattggtttgcaatgcgatgaaatcccatcttggcatttctgcctctcgcaattgctgcgtatacttatcggggaagttctgtggcgtggttatcgaatgaaaaaaaacatgggagtatttttctacttctctactactatcaaaccttgacattttgtgaaaacttttttccatgcaacctttttttaaaacatccccaacaaccataattaattctgtcattaaacttccgaaacaaacacataaaatcatcaacagatgcatatcaccaagtagatattgctgaatcgatctttattttaccatttttcatgtaattctttttggtatacctgttatctatcgcatttacagcagatttgacaatgttgtagtgtaacttttttggcctcacatttttgatatttgtagttagagctcttggggctctgtcaaactaagttacatacaaaatattggttgtaaattgcaaaacatgatcatgttgttggaataacttggcattttaacacccgtatatcattattgttgagaatattgataaaatcatgaaatttaaaaatccgctttcgtgaaatttttgttgtagctgaattccagggacagcatgacaacaggcaagagaagcacggtcgcctatTTTGGTTTGTGACAGAgtttcttaaaaggggaccccgtcctccttggaggccgctgatcggttatctgggagcacgaacaaacagatggaaatgcgaatatataataacaatgtatttttatagaagagaagaagcaaaagtgttgagagtctttggtagtttgaaaagcattggcatggaacataagaatgaactacattctttcccagggatatactataaaatttagcaattttctcattcttgttctcgtgatatcattatctttcactgcgtcgtcgtgatcatcccgctgcataacaattctcgctaacaaataattgactgttctccaccgggtgtatccAATTGAACCagtggcgactgcattagcaggtttgtattgttaattgcaacaaaaacgggtattttgaaatattactccttattttacgcgtatgtttcgacagtatttccatatactgtatacgggtcgcgacccaaagctggtgtcaataaatacttaaaagttattgattttatttcctagtaaatttggtgcttgcgtagtttgtgcaccaagattgcgcacaacctacCTGatcatagtattgtaacaggttatggttcaggttgtgcgtcattgtgatgcacatgtttgacgaaaaacactaatacaaatatctcaataaatacctaaaagttattgcttttatttcctAGTTAATTTGGTGCTTgtgtagtttgtgcaccaagattgcgcacaacctgaacatagtattgtaacaggttatgattcaggttgtgcgtcattatgatgcacaggtttgacgaaaaacactaatacaaatatcgagtcgtaaaaaaaattgctcaagcctgcaaactccacacccacgTAGAAATGATGAGCAATGAcaccaagatgaataatcacaaatataaaaaactttatGCCTGAAAtaaaacttgggccaaaaaggtccccttatctgccggactttGTTTACACATCAAGAGCGACTGACACTGAAAAGTGATATTCACAGATATTAAAAGAGTTATTGTCAAAACATGTAGAAATTTCTTtgtcatatttttagaaaacggGTCACAATATAGGCTACAATAATCATGTTCCTCTCAAAATGATTGCTAATAATTTGGGAGTTCTTGAGAACATTTGGTATCCTTTGGAACTTTAGTTAGTTATAGACAGAATGATGGGTAAAACTTGAAAGAGTTGGTCATATATTTGCGAACTCTTATTTCAAACTAGGCTTGTTTTGCTGTCAGTCACTAAAAATGCGTGCAAATCGGACTTCAAAACTTTATAAAACCGCTTGCCAAGCATGGATTTCCTTCAAATGTGAAATCACATTGAATTATACCAAAAACGTTCGGTGTTATTGTAAGATACCAATATAGATGCTGTTTTCTAATTGGCAAATGACTAAAAAAAGCATTGTGCAGTTTTTCGTTTACAATCGAAACTTTTAAACCAGGATCGATAATGAGACTTACGGGCTTCTAAATACACGGTGCGTGGCGCTCCAGAGgaatgtgtatcaatatggcgtacaacctgataactctaatctggtacacagACTATGTTCAGGTTCTGCGCCATCTTGGTggacatacttcgggagcacccttacATTTGCTTGCATTAGCTGTGTTTGCAGAAAACACCCTTGAAAATACTTGGCACTTATCTGTATGCAACCAACAAATTCGGTCTATGAACAATGTTGACTTTGTTACGTTCTTCGATCTGCAACAGTGTGAATTAGGACTAAGCTTGCCACcgtaaaaacattttatttcaatCGCTCTACTACATCGTTTATAATTGGCAAGATGATTTGTCCCTTTGATTGCAATTAAAGCACTTTAGCGTACAAAGCTTAATTTGTTTGTTTACGTTCTAACAATTACTTACGTTTTGCACTTATtttagggtactcccgtagtatgtacaCCAAAATGGCAAACACCgcaacgtaatatgtgtaccaggttaggtcataattttattccaatttaccttattttgttctattacgagttcggggaatagacaagtgactcccgtggtatttgtaccCTATAGggtggtacacatattacgttccggtgtccgccattttggttcacatactacgggtgtTCCTCTTTTGGTTCTGATTACGTCGATAAAAATCATGGTTAAAATGATGAATTTAAGCATTCTCGGCAGTGAGCGTGCGCGGTTAAATCAACCACCTTTTTTGTATTCCTCTATTGTTGACGTCCCCAATCAAGTTATCACCAAATTTACATGCCACGTCCCTAAGACATGATACATACTCACGGACAGTTTCTCCCGTATTTGGACTATATTTCAAAATCTGTGTCGATATATGATTATATCTGTCTTCGGTGCAAAATAACCATCGAGCTTCTTCACATCAGCTGGGAGCGTATCTGCTTTAAAAATGTAAGTGTATCGCACTTTCCGCTCACGTTCATCGTTCGTAGCAGCTAACAACCCTATTGCAACTCAATCGTTTTCAAAAGATTAAAACCAAGCATTCCAAATAACGTTCGGTTCTCCCGGATACTTTAAATAAGGTATATACACGCTTTGCTTTGAACACGGCCACAGCAAAGGTAAATTTTATACTGGCCATCTACGATATCTTCAGTTGATAAACGCTTCTGTTGATCTTTGTTGCCAAATGTAGAGTTGATTTATAATGCACAAATATggtaaatgaatatataatgGTAACATAAGTTTTGAAGCATATTCGGCACGTAAATCTACTTGTTACAACCGCACACAGAAAATTTTAGCAGCATTCTCAAGTCCAGTCGGCGGTAATAAATGTATCATTCATTGTTGTTCGCGAATTATACACAGTGGTGATTGCTTCTCGAGATTTCTTGATCTTCCTCACTGTCCGCTTGGATGTATTATGATGAAATAACGAAGATAAATTACTGTTATTTATTATTGTCGCCGTGTATGTATATGATGCGTATTCATAAAATTAGACACCACTTGTTAAAACGTCACATTTCAGAGTATCCACCCCTCAACGAGTATAGGACACGCCACTGCATATTCTTTAGAGTTCTAATAAAAATAACCACTCGCTTATAAATGAATGCATGTTGTAGACTCGTAGAGCCATGTTCTAGTCAAGACGgtgaaaatttgagaaaaatttacTGGACGAGTAACAAGTTTTTCTAACTTTGAAATACTATGAATGTGAACAGCAGCACCAAGTAAGTTTTACAACGACAACAATAATTTAGCAGAGCAATTATAGGTCCACATCGTTTCCAGCAATAGAGCCGCGTCGCAGCAGCGGCGACAATGTGATAGCACAGACCCTACATATTTATGTTCAGATAAGACATGACAAGCTGAAACATAGGTGACCCATTGCAATGTCTCATGGTTCAGAGAAATACCACTGTGTTTCGGGTTAATCGTTGTTCAAACAAACACGCTGATACTAATTTACTTtagtcttttatttatttaatatattggTGCCGAATCATTGTTACTGGAATATGTCGTTGAATAGTTGACCATTGATGACGACAAAGAGTTTAATTAAGCACTTTCCATTTGAAACATATGTCCTGTTCCCTGTTGACAAGACGCAGTCGGTACTGATGCTTATTTGTACGATAAAACGCAAAAATATGTTTATCAGATGGTGAATTTGTTTGAGATAaacatgaaattatttttcttcGCTTTGTTTTAGGTTTGAATTTATGCCGTATCAATACAAATGTTCCCATGGCATGTATAAACTATTGTATTATGATAAATACCAATGAATTCCAGCAAAAACTATAGCAACGACTTAAATAGGTGAGATTATGGTATCATGTGTACACtagtaaaataattaaaatatttacttgaATATTTGGCAGTTAAGCATATGACAGCCCGAGTGGTGTTATTGGAGACTCGTTTAgctttttatattatttatgtcCATCTGCGGTCAGCCTGAAAACCACAAGTTTTTTTCTATGCAGATCGAGCAAATACAGTGAAATAACAAATGTGTCAAAGATTTTGCTGATAGTGTACGTACCGGGTGTGTAGATTCCCACGGATGTTTTGAACAGTTACTATCATGGCGTGGTGCCTAAAATATCTatcattgaatatatattattattcaattatttttatactttataaTACAGATTATTATATCATATCATTAGAACTGCGTCATGAGTCGAGTAAATAAGGCGATTtactaaaattgaatgaatTGCTTTTCAGGTAAACAGCGTCACCATTAGTAAGGATGGCAATATATACAACTTCTGTTGCTTAACAATAGATGCAGTGGTTAACACATGGAATACTCGATGCGTGTGTGTGGGCGTTCCGTAAACCACAAAATGCACAATTAGAAGACTCATCTCGTCAAGACCTATTTTCAGTGAGAGATTAGAAATTGCTGTTGAGGTATAATGACAGCAGGAGAGTTCGTAACAgaaatttgggtactcctgaaggtgaccgtacatttgaacccatgtacatttgaacccatgcgtatatccacgggttcaatctatatgcgggtgctaaaacccatgggttagggttagtatgggtttaactatccgtgaaacaaaaaaaaattccataggtgcaatagcatacaggtgcaattgtcatgggttcaaatgtacgtgggttcaaatgtaatggaaccactcCTGAAGTATACGCACCAAAATGtcacataacctgaaccctattCATTCCTAAACTTCCCGCTTTGCACGAAACATGCAAGTATATTCTATGAATCTGGCATTGACCGTGTTTGCGCGATACGTTGATAAAAAAGCTGTCAAATTCTAAAACAACTGACATTCTGAATGCATTTGAAAATacttattgaaatttattcaattctctGGTGTTATGAATGtataatacatattttttttgttattaaaatgaagttttttttcTACAATTATATACCCTTGGCGGCCAAATTGTGATTTTATTCATTAGTCATATTTTTCCATTTATACTTTAATATTTATGGTACTCTACGTTTTGAATTCgtgtttataaaatatatccaTATAAATACGAATGTTCTCAAGTATTGGAAATTCACTTCTTGTGTAGTTATCTGTATTACCTACCAAAAAGACTTGACTGTCAAATTACCTTTAGtgagatataataaatatactaTTTCGCGTTTCAACAACAGTTAAACTAAAAGTTGATCACAATGAATGTATATCTCCCGAGATGGCTTCTCTTAATGGTTTTTGCGACAAATGCATTTGCAGGTAAGATATTATTGCTTTTTTCATGTTTTCcgttaattttaaatttgatccAAGTGTAAAAGGTAAAACTCGCTACGACAACGGCTTGCATAAAATGTTGTTCTCACAGAAATTCAGACTCGCAAAACGTGATGTAGGGACCGTGTTTTCGGAACCGCATCGTTTTGTCAATATTTCATCCAACTCATCACGAAATATGTATTAGAAAATTAATACTATTTCAaggaatgataaaaaaaaaattttcattgaaatattatGTTGTAGTACATCTACGTTTTATCATTATCTTCAAATATTAGACGAGGTCTGCTACCAACCACTCGGATGTTTCACAAATGATTTCCCATACACAAGTCCAAGGAGGCCTGTTCCGCACCTTCCATGGAGTCCAGAAGAAATTGGGACAGAATTTCGACTTTTCACCAGGtacaatttatatattattgcaTCTTAACACTGTAAAACTTCAAAAACTCGTGATTCTGCTCTGTTTCAAGTTGAAGGCTGGATAGTTGATGTCATATACATATAGCCTATTACCAGTATCGACTCGGTCGAAAAAATTCTcgctattgactaggtcttattttaattagggggagggcttatattaaaatcatttttaaaatttaagggtattttcagttttattttcggTGAAACACGGTAGCACTGATTTAACATTACCATTACGTTTCAGCGTTTCAATTTCCCATATTAGCCCTACCGTTATAAGGGAAAATTATAATACTCGTTAAGGGTATACATGAATTGATATTTTAAAGCCCTCTCTTTGTACACTGCCGACGTTCCAAGTtacaattttttctaaatttagaTATAACCAGTTTGGATACCATTTGCTGTCCTACTCGGATGCACAGACAATAGTCGAATCAACTTTTAGTCCTttcagaaaaacaaaatttatcgtTCACGGATTTACCTCCCAAGGAGCCGCATCGTGGGTCTTGGTAAATATAATACAATAGTAGAAGTTGAACTGTCTTTACGCACATTTAAAGAGAATTTCTGTAACTGAAAAGCATAACCCTAAAACAGACTTGTTCAGTAATGTATAACACTTTATAGTTGTAGGCCTACTACGAGTTACCAGAATTATATTATGCCAAATCATCGTTGAAAGTAAAGTAAACCTGAACACAAACTATCGTACGTTATTGTTGGCTTCAACTAACATCTCTTTTCTAATTTTAGGAATTGAAAAATGCAATTCTCGGGGTTGATAATGCAAATGTTATCATTGTAGACTGGAGTAAAGGAGCTGATCCAAATAAAATTTACGGGCAAGCCGCAACCAACACAAGAGTTGTCGGTGCACAAATAGCGCACTTGATTAATGTCATTAAGGTGGGCAAAACAGTATTAATAATTTGGGTAGATCATTTTAAACTACTTCCGACAATACTTACACATAAATATTATCACCAATTTCACGATTTTGTCTAACACCGCGTATTTCAAGTTGCTTacaatatgaaattattttttactgaCATTTGTTCTTGTCTGGTGGAATATTGGCGGTGTAAATTTAGATCTGGAAGATTACAATTGGTTAAAAGTATAAAATCCAAAATATTGCAGGACAACACTGGCGCGCTTGCAAGTGACTTTCACGTTATCGGGCACAGTCTTGGTGCTCACGTTGCAGGATACGCAGGAAGGGAATTGTTCAACTTGGGGAGAATCACTGGTAAGTACACCAATCAATTTTGCTGCGTTATACACAACGAAGAGAGACTGATTTGAGGCTGAAAACAACAACAGATAATAATTGTTGGCCTATTATTTATGTGAAGCCTCAAACATTCCATATAAAATGCAAGTGGGTCCTATTCTGCtttaaaaaggttgggaaatcCAAAATCTAAAGTCTATAATTTAATAATTACAGTACACAAACATGATGACTGTTTCTTATAAATATTTCGAATATTGTGTTAATCCagaattcatttatttataccCTCCAAACAACTATAGCTCTATTATAGGTTTAGATCCTGCAGATCCATACTTCCAGGGAACGCCAATAATCGTTCGTCTTGACCCCACTGATGCGCGCTATGTCGACGTGATACACACTGACGGAGATCCATTTTTAAGCATGGGTTGGGGAATGATTGATCCGGTTGGTCATGCAGATTTTTATCCAAATGGAGGTGTGGACCAGCCCGGATGCCCAGGCAATGAGGTCGAGGACGGTATGGCTTGCATTCTACATTTTACCATTTCTTACCGATCTTATCATATTGTTTTTGCATAATGAACAATTGCTCTCTTCCCTTTGAAGGTCAATGGTGGAAAGTAGCCTGTAGTCACGAACGCGCACACGATCTTTTAATTGATTCAATAATAAATCCTGACAAACCGATGCGAGGTTATCGATGTGCAgattatcaaacttttttagaAGGAAAATGTAACACCTGTGATGCGAATGGTTGTCCTGCACTTGGGTGAGTAAAGAAAACTCGATATTTAACCTGCCGCACTGTCTATTGGATTTGTTTCGTGTTTGAAAGAAAATCATTTactatatattcaattttcagaTACTATTCAAATGAGGTAGCTTCGTCATCGGAGACACTGGTTAAATATTTTCTTACAACAGCAAGCGAGTCACCTTATGGAATTGTATAGTTGGACTGCGTAGTCAGAGTCTTTCATgcgttttatatatatatatcttatatatGTGAATGAAAAGTAATTTTAAATGACGGGTGGTGATTCAATAAAAGTATAATGAAACGAATAGCAACTATGACAGAATTTGTGTGGTGCACAAGGCAGCAGGGGTTTTATCATTTCGAGTGCTTTAAAGTCGAGATGCGTAATCTTCGGTGTTAACGCAATTAACTAGCTACATCCGTGATTTACATTTCGAATACTTCTCAAATAGAGATGAATAGTGTTGAAAAGGACGTACGAGTATGTGACTCACTACAGATGctgcaaaatcgcttttcatAAAAATACGTTAAACGGGGCAAGAGTGTCGGGAAGGTATTGCGACTGGTAGAAAGGTTTCACAAAAGGCTGTGATTAGTATTTCAAATTGAAGCTGTATTTAGTTCTCAAATTTGAAGCTGAACAACAATTTCACGTACCACCTGCCACTAAGGATGGAATTGAAATACCTCCTGCTCCGAAATCTGGAAATGCTTTTCATAAACATGGCTCTGAGCTAGGAGATCATATCACGATATCGTGTAGAATGTGTACGTCATTATGCAAaatcaaaaagtttgaagatgGATCGCATTCACAAGTTTTGCTGTATGATTTAGCTGTCTTCCCTCTTCCCgggatatatatatgaaattcctATCCTATCTTTGTAATTTTGATGGATGGACTTGTGGACGTTCATGGGGTTTTGTGTATAGCAGATTAAAAGAGTCACACAATGCACATAATcacttaatttaaaataaaaaaaattgtttcactTCAAAAGCCcacgctcaaaataagaaaattactaatcattagaaattcaaatcattcctaaccctcactCCAACTGGATAATTGCTAATACTctgtgtttttctcaaatcctACATTTTTGCAATATTGAGGGGGGGGGAGTTTTGTACGAAAAATCCAAGAATTATATGGCGTAACCTAAGATACCAATACCGTGTGTCTGTATCCATTGTTGTGCCATAATGGTGATGGCGAAAATGGAAGCAGGTGCTTTTTGTTGTTGGGCTATGCGGATGAAAACTCGAAAAATGATAATGCAAAATTTGCAACTTGGAAAGTCGAAAGATGATATATCTCCTCAAAAACATTGGTAGCTCAAGTCATTTATTTCTTATACTTTAAATTTCATTGAAATGCGGTTAAAAGCATCTGTCCATTGTTTTACAGAAATAGAGATTGCCCAGAACGAGGGCTTATAATTTTCAGCAAAGTTGTGCGATAAAATATCCTTTACACAATC
The sequence above is a segment of the Styela clava chromosome 7, kaStyClav1.hap1.2, whole genome shotgun sequence genome. Coding sequences within it:
- the LOC144425241 gene encoding inactive pancreatic lipase-related protein 1-like, with the translated sequence MNVYLPRWLLLMVFATNAFADEVCYQPLGCFTNDFPYTSPRRPVPHLPWSPEEIGTEFRLFTRYNQFGYHLLSYSDAQTIVESTFSPFRKTKFIVHGFTSQGAASWVLELKNAILGVDNANVIIVDWSKGADPNKIYGQAATNTRVVGAQIAHLINVIKDNTGALASDFHVIGHSLGAHVAGYAGRELFNLGRITGLDPADPYFQGTPIIVRLDPTDARYVDVIHTDGDPFLSMGWGMIDPVGHADFYPNGGVDQPGCPGNEVEDGQWWKVACSHERAHDLLIDSIINPDKPMRGYRCADYQTFLEGKCNTCDANGCPALGYYSNEVASSSETLVKYFLTTASESPYGIV